In a genomic window of Littorina saxatilis isolate snail1 linkage group LG6, US_GU_Lsax_2.0, whole genome shotgun sequence:
- the LOC138969400 gene encoding V-type proton ATPase 16 kDa proteolipid subunit c-like, with the protein MADNAYVYRPDAPPYTSFFGVVGVTAAMSFCALGAAYGTAKSGTGISAMAVMRPELIMKSVIPVVMAGIIAIYGLVVAVVITQSMSDDATYTLYKSFLHLGAGLSVGLSGLAAGFAIGIVGDAGVRGTAQQPRLFVGMILILIFAEVLGLYGLIVALILSVK; encoded by the exons ATGGCAGACAACGCTTACGTATACCGTCCCGATGCTCCTCCGTACACGTCGTTTTTCGGCGTTGTTGGTGTCACGGCAGCGATGTCATTTTGCG CGCTGGGAGCTGCGTATGGCACAGCCAAGTCTGGCACCGGGATCTCCGCCATGGCTGTGATGCGGCCTGAGCTGATCATGAAGTCTGTCATCCCCGTTGTTATGGCGGGTATCATCGCCATCTACGGCTTGGTCGTCGCTGTCGTCATCACCCAGAGCATGTCCGATGATGCTACATACACCCTCTATAA GAGCTTCTTGCACCTTGGAGCAGGTCTGAGTGTAGGACTGAGTGGACTGGCAGCTGGCTTCGCCATCGGCATTGTAGGAGACGCAGGAGTACGAGGCACAGCCCAGCAGCCAAGGTTATTCGTGGGCATGATCCTCATTCTTATCTTTGCTGAGGTTCTGGGACTGTACGGACTCATTGTGGCCCTTATCCTGTCCGTCAAGTAG